In Gemmatimonadota bacterium, the DNA window TGTGGGAATACACATCTCGTGCAGGAATAGATGCAATAGCCTCATACCAAATAAAAGAGACTGACGTTCAATATATGTTTAAAGCCATCGAAGTAGAGTATCATTTTGAGAACTTCTTCGATCATGGACATCCTCATAACCAAGTGGACCTTGTGATCTGTTGGGATTTTCGCGATGGCGAGGTACCTTTAGAATTACGTCAACACAGTGAATACCTATTCGAGTATCGAAACCATGAATCTTTTTTTATACTCGTACTATCTCATATACCAAACCTTCAAGTCGAGAGGAGTTAAATAATGAGCAATGAGATTACCGGAGTTGGCGAGATTACCGAAGTTATTGAGAAAACTCAAGGGGAACGAAAATATCTATTTGGCACAATAGGCTCTGACAAAATTAAGAATGTGACCTTTGTTCCAGTTATTGAGCGTAGTACTAGAACGTATCTAAATGAGATAACAGAAGAAGGCTATCAACGGCCTGGCTCATTATCTCGAATGAGGGCCTTTGCCAATTTCCTCAAAGACAACCCTAACAGCGTAGTTCCGCCGGTACTTCTTTCTGGGCGCGGAAACTGGAAATGGCAGCCTGGAGAACAGGAACAAGATTTGGGGCGGCTTATAATTCAAGACAAGGCTGCGGTCATTGACGGTCAGCATCGCCTAGGCGGTTTTGTATTTCTGTATGAAGACTCCGAGGTTGTACGTGACATATCTTTTATTCTTCTTCCTGATCTCACTGTTAAGGAGGAAATACAAGAGTTTGTCGTCGTCAATAATTCCCAAAAGGGAGTGCCCAAACCTCTGACAGCGTATCTGGAAGACGAGGAGAAAGCGCAGGTTGGATGGGCACTCAATCAAGACTCCGACAGCCCGTTTAAAGGAAGGATCACACGGGTATCTCTACAGCGGAATCATCTCTTCGCGCTCCATAGCGTGGCGAAGCAGGTTGTGCGTCTGTTCTCAATTGGGAGCATTCAAGACTTAGATGTTGATCAAAAGATCGAATTCATGTCCCGGTTTTGGACAATAATTGCTGATCAACTCCCAGATGAATGGTCGGATATTGAAAAGCTTGACGATCGTGAGACAAGAGGACGGAGAGACTTCGAGTATAAGCTCTTGGAACTCACAGGACTCATCGCCTGGGCTCACACTGGCGCACATATTTTTTCACGTAGTTATAGCGAGGCAACAGGTATGAATTGGGATAACGTGAGCCGTCTAGTGGAGGCTACGTCAGGAATTGACTGGCGCAAGACTGGAGAATACGAAGGTAGGACTGGGGAGGCTGCGGGAAGGGTTATGGCAGATGAGATGATTCGTATGTTGCCGGCTGAAGCCTGATGATAAGTAGTATTTATAAAATGTTTCATTGACCTATTTCTCACTCTCATTACTGCAAGGAAATAGGATGGGAAGACCGTATATAATAGGGCAAACCAACCCGAAGGTCCTTGCCGATGATTGACGAAACAAAAATGCAGGATGAACTGCGTCCAGAGTATGACTTGAGAACTCTACAGGTGAGAAAAGTTGGGACCGAGCGAACGCACTTAAAAAATGAAAAAGTCCGTTGGATGGGATGTCCATCGGGTTTTTGTTTTAGAGAGTATAAAACAGGATAAATAACGGAACAATAGGGGGCTAAAAGTGGAGTCTTATATCATACATAAAATTATGGAAGGGCTATCTCAACACCTAAAAGCTTTCGATTCAAAGGGAAAATTTCAAATTGCTTTTTCATCACAATTCCAGGCAACAGCACCGGCTTATCGGGTGCGCCTGGGTGTCCAGCCCATCCAAAGAGTACCCAACATTGTGGACATTTGGGCCAAAGATTATGAAACCCAAAATGTCGTCGCCATTGACTTGGCGTATCCTACCGCCAAACAAGGAATGGTGTTAGAGCCAACAGGTACAGCTGTTTTTTTACCCGACTACCCGGAGATAGACACAGCAAAATCAGAATTTCGTGAAGCTATCGAAAAACTTGAATGGGCAGTAGCGGCACAATTAGCTAATAAAGGATTTGCGATTTTACTAACAAATCAGCCAAAGCTATGGGAAGACTTCCTGGAAAAGATAACAACAACCGACCATATTACCCCTTCAAGAACTTATGATATAAACTGGAAGGATTATTCGTCATTAACTCAGGGAGAAAACCCCTGTTTTAGGTATCTCGTCGTCGAGATCAAACCCTAAACGAGATTCAGGGGTTATAGGTAAACGAAATATGCCCTCCGTCACAGTGAAAAGTTAGGCGGCCATTTGCTCGGGGTCTAACTGTTGTGTGTGTTTTAAAATAGAATTCACCCATCAGACCCTGGGTATCCCTCAGGGCCGAATATGACACCATCTCTAAAGACCTCATCCAAACCTACCCCAAAGACTTCATCCGCCTCACATTCGGACAGGACGATTTAGAAGTCCTCGACATCCTCAACACAGAGCAAACACCGTTGAAACACGACACATGGACAGCCTTATCCGCGTCCTTATCGCGGGTGAGGAGGCGTTGATCCATACGGAGTTTCAAACCACTGACGATCCGTCTATGCCACGCCGCATGGCGGGCTATATTATACGTGCGATTGAGCAGCACGACCTGCCGATTTATTCCAGTGTGATCTACTTGCGGCGCAGTGCAGGTCGGCGCGATCCAGGGTACTTTGTTCAGGAAATATCCGGCCGTCACGTTGTGATCAAATACACAGTGATTCGGCTCAGTGAGATAGAGGGACAGGACATTCTCGATGGCGGACCTTCGGGCTTGTTTCCATTCGTCCCCTTGATGAAACATCCTGTTGGCATAGATTCTGAGGCGTGGTTGCGTCACTGTGTTGACGCTGCGAATGCGCTGCCGGTGGATGAATCAATAAAGGTTGACATTTTGGACAGGTTGGTGATATTGAGTGGGTTAGAGTATGATCTGGCACTGATCAATCGTATTCTATTACAGGAGGGTCTTATGGATGCTATTATGCGCGAATCGTCGTTTGCACAATACATTATGAAGCAGGGCATTGAGCGCGGGGAGAGAGACCGCGCTATTGCCGATATCATCGAGGTGCTGGAAATTCGATTCGATCTACCTGAAACAGATCCCTTATCTGCTCGCATTGCCGCTATTGAAGATTTGCAACGCCTCAAGCAGTTGCATCGTACGGCGATTCAGGTGTCCAGTCTTGAGGCATTTCAGCAAATATTAGATGAAGCAGATTAAGGAGGTACAATGCCTGACGCGAAAACACCGCGTCACATCCATACGAATCGGTCAGCTAAGGCTGATTATCTCGCGTGTAAGGAGATCTTGAGCGGATCGAAGAACAGTGCTGAAACCACTTGTATGGATCGGTCAACTAAGGCTGACTTTCTCGCAATTAGAGCGTTCTTCTGCGGGAGGTTGTACGACGCTGAAACCATTTGTAAAGTACTCGTAGAGGAGGATCTCATGGACCTCGTCTTTGAGTCATCCTTTGTAAAACAACTCATCCAACAAGGCAGAGAGAAAGGCATCCAACAAGTCAGAGAGCAAAGGGAAAGAGGCTACGCCATAAAAAATATTATCACGGTGTTGGAGATTCGATTTGATCTACACGAATCAGAACACCTATCTGCTCGCCTTGCGACCATCACGGATTTGCAACGTCTCAAGCAGTTGCATCGTGCGGCGATTCAGGTGTCCAGCCTTGAGGCGTTTGAGCAAGCGTTGGATGCGTGACGCGATTATGTGGAATTATGCACATATCCTTCAAACTATATGAATAAGCTCGGTGGACCGGTTATCCATCGGGCTTTTGTGTCTTATAGGACTTCTTTATGATTGTTGATACGCATGTTCACATTTGGGAAATTTCGGATAAGTATCCGGTTGGTCCCACTGCGCCGACCTGGAATAGCTATCCGGATGAGTCGGGTACTGCTGAGGAACTTTTGGCCGATATGGATGCCGAAGGGGTGGATTGGACGGTGCTCGTGCAGACGAGTTGGTCCACATGGGATAATGGTTATATTGCGGATTCGGTGATTCGGTATCCGGATCGGTTTGTCGGGCATGGTCTTGTTGATCCCCAGGATCCCGATAATGCCGAGCAGGTGCGCTACTGGATCCGGGAGCGCGGTCTGGTTGGGTTCCGTTTACATCCGATGTACTATCCCGATGAAGAGATTCTGCTTACGGAGCAGAATGGTCCGATGTGGGAAGAGATTGTGGCGCTCGATGCTGTTATTCAGTTTCATTTGCGGCCTGAGGATGCCGATCAGGTCGCTGCGATTGCTCAGCGGTGTCCGGATACTGTTCTTATCTTAGACCATATGGGGTATCCGCAAATAGATCGTCCGCTTGCTAAATATCAGCCTGTTCTGGATCTGGCGCGTTTTGACAATGTGTTTTTTAAACTTTCTGATGTGGCTGGGCGTTCGCAAGAAGCTCATCCGTACGAAGATGTGCATCCCTATATTGAGGCGGCGCTGGCGGTTTTTACTGCTCAGCGTACGGTCTGGGGGACTGGTTATCCCGGGTATCACCGGGTCAAGCACAAGTGGCCCACGCTTGCTGATGAACTGCGTCTTATTCGCGAGGGGTTGCCCTTTCTGACGGATGGGGATATAGAACGCATTCTGGGCGGGACTGCGGCTGAGATATGGGGTCTGTCGGGATAATACGGAAAGAGATGAAAAAATGAGTTATGACGCTATTGTTATCGGCGGTGGTGTTGTCGGGATTTCTGCCGCGTATCATCTGGTGTGCGACGGTGCAAAGACCTTGCTCGTTGATCGGAGGGATGCGGGGCGCGCTACGGATGCAGGGGCGGGTATTCTTTCGCCCGCGACCAATACCCGCGATCCGGATCCCTGGTTGCGTCTTGCTGCGTTTGCTTCCGAATATTATCCACAATTGGTGGATAATTTGCAGGTGGAGCAGGATGGGGAAACGGGTTTTGCAACATGTGGGATGATGCTTGTCGCTGTTTCTTATGATGAGATAGAGTCTTTTGCTATTGCGCGACAACACATTTTTAATCGCCGGGATCAACGAGGTGAACCGGCTGAGGAAGATCTGTACGAGATTTCCTCGGATGAGGCGCGCAGACGCTTTCCCGCTCTGGGAGATGTGCGTGGTGCGATTTATTACCGCGATGCCGCCCGCGTGGATGGTCGGCTTTTGTCGGCTGCTCTGCATAGGGCTGCGGAGGCGAAGGGTCTTGCGGTCAAACACGCTGGGGTTGAACAGCTGTTGATCCAGGATAATGCGGTTACTGGTGTTATAACAGATGGAGAAACGATTTCTGCTGGTAAGGTTGTGATCGCGGGTGGGGCATGGTCGCAGGCGTTTGGCGATCAACTCGGCGTTCATATTCCGGTTGAACCGCAGCGCGGTCAGATTATTCATTTGGGTCTGGGCGATACGGATACGTCGTCATGGCCTATTATCAGTGCGGTGCGGGGTCACTATATGGTCCCCTGGCCGGATGGCCGCGTGGTTGTGGGGGCTACGCGGGAGACTGGATCCGGTTTTGAGGCGCGCACGACTGCCGCGGGGGTGCTCGAGGTTCTGGCAGAGGCCCTGCGGGTGGCGCCGGGTCTGGCGCAGGCAGAGGTTCGGGAGATTCGGGTTGGGCTGCGTCCGTACACGGAGGATCATTTGCCGGTGCTGGGGAGCGTTCCCAATATTCGAAATATTTATCTCGCGACCGGGCACGGTCCCACGGGCTTGCAACTCGGTCCTTATAGCGGGAAACTCATCGCGGATCTGGTTCTGGGGAAAGATCTCGCGACAGAGATTGATGCGTATCAAATTACACGATTTTTATAGGGAATATATGTTATGTCATCGTCCAATCATACCTATCAAGTCGGCGTTAGCACGGTCGATATTACCCCGCCCGTGGGGATTTATCTGGCCGGGTTCGCGGCGCGGCAAGAGCCTTCTACTGAGGTTTATCATCCTTTGAAGGCTACGGCGGTTGCGATAGATGACGGCGAGACACCGTTGCTTATTGTCGGTGCCGAGATTCTGGGTTTTTACGAGCGCACCGAAGAGGTACGAAGCAGGATTAACGCGGCTACGGGTATTGATCCGGCGCATATTATTCTCAATGGTTCGCATACGCATTGCGGTCCCTGTATCCGGGAGATGGACAGGGAGCGGCACGGGGAACTGGACGACGATTATCTCGAAGATCTTTTTGAAAATGTCGCAGAGTGTGCAAAAACAGCCTGGGAAGATCGGTCTCCTGCGCGTCTTAGTTTTGGTACGGGGAGTTGCGATATCGCGAGGTCCCGTCGAAAGGCAGATGGAAAGGGCGGTGTGGCGTGGGTGCCCTCTTTGGAAGCGCCTCATGACCACGATGTCCCGGTTATTGCGATTGAATCTCCCGAGGGCGAGTTGCGGTGTGTTATTTTTTCTTATGCCTGTCATCCTACCAGCCGTAGCGGGACGCTTATTGGGGGGGATTACGTGTGTTTTGCTTACGACCATATCGAAACGGTGTATCCCGATGTCGAGACTTGTTTTTTGCAGGGCTGTGCCGGAGATCAGAAGACGAAGCCCGTCGATCCGATGTCAAAAGTTTTTGTTCAGCGAGAGGTCGATGAGATCCGGGATATTGGTGTCGAATTGGGGGAATCCGTTATCCGTGTACTCGCTTCGCAGAACCTGCGGCACATAAGCGGTCCGATTTCTATTGCGCAGACGGTGCTGAATATAGAGACCGAACCCATTGATATGGATCTGGTCAAGTCCAGTCTGAATGCCGGTTCGGACTATGTACGGGCCTGGGCGCGACATTTGTTCGAGAGCGTTGAAAATAATATTCCGGTTGCGACCAGCTTTCCGTTTGAGATCCAGACTATGCGTTTTGGCGATGCGCTGGCTATTGTCGGGCTTGCTGCTGAGATGAATGTGGAGCACGGGTTGCGTTTGAAAAGAGAATTGGCGCCTTATTTTGAGAATCTTCTGGTGGCGGCTTATACAAATGATATTGTCGGTTATATTCCCGTCAAACGCCAGATTCCAGAAGGGGGCTACGAGGTCTGGTTCAATCAGCAACACTGGAAGCGCACGGGCCCCTTTGTTGAAGATACAGAAGACCGCATTCACGACGCGGTACACGAGATGCTCGATGTTTTAAAACAGGGATAATTGCTCGGCGGGTTTGCGTCTGGTGCGCAGATCGACAAAGTCGATCACTTCTTCGGGGATGTCGGCTACAAAGCGCGATATTTTGGGCGCGATGCGTTCGCCAAATCGCCTGCGGCTTCGGGCGCGGGTCAAGATCACTTCGTCTTGTCCGCGGGTTATGCCGACGAAAAATAGGCGTTTCTCTTCTTCGATATCCGCATTGGCGTGCGGGATTAATCCTTCCTCAACCCCACAGATAAATACCACGGGGAATTCCAGGCCCTTGGACGCATGCAAGGTCATGAGTGTGACGGCTTCGGGCCGCGCAATTTTTCCACGACGCACAAAGTCGCCATCCTGTCCCAGGGTGATGATGTCCAATAACTCCGCGATGGAATCCACGCCTTGAGCCAATAGGCTCAATCGCTCGAGGTCGATATCGTCTGATGTCGCAAATTCTTCTGCCCATTTTGCTATAAGTTCGGAAGGCGATAGGTGAGATGTTTCATCGTGGAAGCGATCTACAGCTTCTATCGCGGCGTCTAATTTTTCCTGTACAGCGTCAGATAGTCCGGTGTTTTGAGCATGACGACGCATTGTTGCGCGCGCTTCTCTGCCAGGGTCAAATGTGGGGATGGAGAGGAGGTCGATTATATCTCTGGTGGTTGGGGCACTGGAAATGTCGTCCTTCAGGACGCACTTAAAAAACGATAGGGCGTGCTGTACCGAAGCCGCGTCCAGATAGCTTTTTTGCCCGATGACGCGGTAGGGGATGCCCGCCTGTAAGAAGCACGCTTCCAGGGCGTCTGCCTGGCGTCCGGTGCGGAATAATACGGCGAAGTCGTCCAGGCTGCGTTTGCCTTCTTCGTTGGCTTGCAATAGGTCTGCGCCGCCGACCATTCGGGAGATTTCTTCTACAATGGCGATGCCTTCGCCGGTTTCGCCGGGTGTGGATAAGGCTCTCAGTTTAGGACCGTTTTCTCGCACGGGGACGTACGATCGCTCGCCAAGCAGGCTGGATGCTGCGGAGATGATCTGAGGGGTGGAGCGATATGTGTGCTGCAGGATTACTTCGTTTGATCCGGGATAATCCGCTTTTAATTGTGCAAAATATCCCGCGCTCGCGCCCCGAAAACCGTAGATGGCTTGATCGGGATCGCCGATGACGAAGAGGCCCGATCCATCTCCGGCCAGTTTTTGAACCAGTGCGTATTGTACGGCGTTGACGTCTTGAAATTCATCGACGAGTATGTGGGAAAAACGCGCCTGGACTGTTTGTAAAATGTCACCGGAGAGTACATTGTGGAGGATGAGCAAGATGTCGTCAAAGTCCATGAGGCCATAAGTGGTCAGGCGGTGTTGATAATTGGTGTAAATGGTTTGGAGTTCGGTGTCGGTGATGTCGGGTATTTCCTGTCCTGTAGCTTTGCATAGCGAGATTTGGGAGAGGGCGTCATCGACCGATGTTTCGGTGTCGATGTCGGCTATTGCTTCCTGTAAGACGGTGCGGGCTTCTCCTCGGTCAGCTATTGCGCCCAGCTGTTCGGGGGCGTATTCTCGCAGGAGGTCTAATGATAGGCGGTGGAATGTGCCCACGCGCATGGGTACGAGTTCTTCTCCTCTGGAGGATAGGGATACGATCCGTTCCCACATTTCAGTTGCGGCGCGATTGGTGAATGTTACGGCCATTATAGAAGCGGGTGATACACCGCGGTTCTGGATCAGGTCGATTACGCGATGGGTGAGTGCCCGGGTTTTTCCGGTGCCGGGTCCCGCTGTTACGATGACGGGACCTTTTTCCGTTGTTACGGCTGCTTGCTGGTGGGGGTCGAGAAGTGGGAAGTGTGAAGTGGGAAGTGTGAAAGAAGAATCTTTGGCTATTGAGTTTTCTGCGCTCTTGTCCAGGCTCGCGTTCTCTGCTTTCTCTTTCGAAGGCTCCTCGGCTGGTATGTGAAATAGCGATTCCTGTCCGCTCAGGCGTGCGCGGTCTTCGTCGGAGAAGACTTGAATTTTTCCGTACACGCCGTCGTATCCCGGGTCTATGTGAACTTCCCCTTCGCGCATGCGTCGAATGCCTTCGGCGATGAGGAAGTCTCCTGTTTTGGCGATTTCTTCGATGGGCAGTTCGCGCAAGATTTTCAATTCTGCTCCGTGTGTTGATAGCATTTGTTCGTACACGGTTTGTACGCGCTTGCTGGTGGGTCCCACCTGGAGGACTGAGCCGATGATTTCCGGCAGTGGGATCAGGTTTTCAAAGGGCATCGCCACGTCGGGGCGGTCGCCTTCTGCGCGGTCTGCGAGTTTTTCAACGCGGTGGAGTACACCAACGGTCAATTTGCGGCCGCATACCGGGCAGATTTCGTTTGCGTCGAGGGTTTGTACGGGTTTCCAGCATATGTCGCATTTTCTGTGTCCGTCAAAGTGGTATTTGCCTTCTTCGGGATAGAATTCCAGGGTGCCCGTAAAGCGCGTTGGGTCGCGGTCTTTTAATGCGTCATACATTCCTCGGAATGATAGGTCTGTGTTAAAGCAGGTGGCTTCGCGGGCGAGTTTTTGTGGGGAGTGGGCGTCTGAATTGGAGACGATTGCGTAGTTGTCCAGCATGGATAGGCGCCAGTTCATCGGCGGGTCGGAAGATAGGCCGGTTTCTACGGCGAAGATGTGGGGGAGCATGTCTTCAAAACATTCTTCCAGGGTGTCAAACCCGGAACTCGCGCCCAGGACAGCAAAATGAGGGGTCCAGATGTGCGCGGGTATGAAGAGTACCTCGTCACAGGCTTCCAGACAGATCTCTACCAGGTCCCGGCTGTCCAGGCCAAGAATGGGGCGTCCGTCGGATTTCAGGTTGCCTATTGCGCCGAGTCGGGCATTTAATCGCGCCGCAGCGTCAAAACTCGGCATTGTGACGACGTGATGTATTTTTCTGGTTTTGTCGTTCTTTTTGTATATGAGACTGATTTCGACCGAGAGCACAAACCGCATTTGTCCGCGACAGGCTTGTGGCAACTCGGCGTCTATGCCTCGCCTGAGGTCTGAGCGCAACTGATATAGCCCTTCTTCGGCGGGTTCGAGTTGGTCGCGCAGTTCGTCAAACCATACCGGATGGGTGAAATCTCCGGTGCCCACTACTGTCAGACCTTTAATGAGGCTCCACCGATACAGGTTTTCGGGGTTCAGGGTCTTGCTGGTTGCGCGGGCAAAACGCGAGTGCAGGTGTATGTCGGCGATGTATTGCATGATACGCTCAAGAAACACCCTGCAAAGAAAAACGTCAATGGGTTTTTCCATTGACGTTTTTTTAGTACACCGTGAGGTATTATTTCTGTTTGTAAGATGCCGACTTTAGACCGTATTCGGACATGCGCAATTGGAAATACTGTCGGCCAATCCCGCATTGTTGCGCTGCCTGGGTTACATTGCCCTGTGTTCGCTTCAAGGCTCTGTCGAGATACTCCCGCATAAACCGGCTGTTCGCCAGTTGTCTGGCTTCTTTAAACGGGAGGTCAAATACATCGACCTCGGCTTTGGATCCTCGAATGCGAGGATGCAGATCGGATACGCGGATAATTTTACCTTCGCTCATGACCATCAATCGGGCGACTTCGTGTTGTAGTTCCCGAACATTGCCGGGCCAGGCGTAATGCGACATCCTTTGAATTACTTCGGGGGAAAATGCGCGATTGTATTCTTTCATACTTTTGCAAAAATGCGTGATTAAAAGAGGCAAGTCGCTCAGTCGCTTCCGCAAGGGTGGCAAATGTAGAGGTACGACAGTTAAGCGGTAATAGAGATCTTCTCGGAAAGTCCCTTTTCGCACCATTTTTTTCAAGTTACAGTGTGTCGCAGTGATCAGGCGCACGTTGGACCGGCGCATGGATGCTTCGCCTACGCGGCGAAATTCCTGTTCCTGTACCAGGCGAAGCAATTGCAACTGAAGGTTGGCAGGCAATTCACCCACTTCATCGAGGAATAGCGTACCGCCTTGGGCAGATTCAACCAGTCCGATGCGCGTTTGGCTGGCGCCAGTAAAAGCACCTCGAACATGCCCAAATAACTCGCTGCGCGACATTTCAGAAGAGAGCAGACCGCAGTCAACGGTTACAAATGGTCCCCTGTTGCGGTGGCTAATGCCGTGAACATAACGGGCGAGCAATTCCTTACCCGTGCCAGTTTCTCCACTGATGTTGACGGGCAATTCGCTATTTGCCACGCGGTACGCGCGCTTTTGCACGTCTAAGAGTGAGGAATGCTGTCCAATGAGCGGCCATTTATTGAGGCCGGATTTTTTTGATTGATATATTTCTCCCATCACCAACAATCTGTCGAGACTCCCACCCAAAGAAACAAAATAAATGGCATCTAACAGAGTGTTAATCCCTATTTGGATGCCGTATTGGATACCAGTTTTTCATCAGAACTTCTTTGCTTATGATACCACTTCCAGATCATATCGTCGCTGTAACAAAGACGCATCCGCTTCTGCAATCTCCATACACATCTCCATCGCCAATTCATAGCGATAACGCGTCTGTTCACAAGAAACTGGATTTGGATACATTGGGTCACCCGTCGTCGTCCGTGCCTCCCAAAGACATCCGCCACCACACAAGTTGCGCGCCCAGCACGTCTTGCACTCAGGCCGATTATTCACATTGAACTGCGCGTCAAAATGCTGTTGCTTTTCGCGATCAATACCCGCAAACACATCACCCATCTTAAACTCGGGCGCGTCGGCCAAACTCGAGCAAAAATAAATCGACCCATCTGCTGCAATAGCCAGATACTGCTTACCACCCAGACACCCATGACAGGATTTTTGGCGCGTCAACAGTTTTTGAATCCGCGGATCAAACTCTTCACTCTCTTCACCTTTTAGAATGGCTTTGAGCGCACGGCGGCTTCGCTTGTAAATTTGCTGCTTCAAAACGGGTATGTGTTCTTCCCCAATCGCATAGGGCGCATCCGGTGAAACAACAGCCGGACCAACAAGCGCGTTATCAGTACCCAGAGAACGCAACGCATCGGCAATCTGATCCTCGTCCATATCATACGCTGTCATAACAGCCTGCAAATACACGCGTTCTGGTGCCTCAGCAGTCAATTTCTGTACATTCTTTGCCACAACATCATAAGTACCGGAACCATTGTGAAACTTGCGAATGCGGTCCTGTGTCTTACGTCCCCCATCCAGGCTGACCTTAATCTGAAAATTTTCATCAACCAAAAATTGTTTCATCTCGTCGGTCAACAACGTGCCATTGGTCACAATGCCAAAACCAACCTGCACACCCAACCGCGCTCCCAGGGATTTGGCAAATGGGACAAGCTTCTGCATCAATGGAAAATTCAAAAGTGGCTCCCCACCAAAAAAATCAATCTGGCACCGCCCAAACACCTGAGCCTCGGTAACAATCCAGCGTATGGCTTGCTCGGCAACGTCTGGTTGCATCAGCATGGCCTTACCGCCATAATCTCCGCCGTGGGCAAAGCAGTAAGCACATTGAATATTGCACGTATGCGAAACGTGCAAAGACACCTGCAAACGATCTGTCTGCGAAACCCCACAGGCTGCCATCCCTTCTATGGTCGGCACATTGGATACCAGAGGCAATGCACCATCCGAAATCAAACCCACCTGAGACAGTTCCCCAATGGCCTCGCCAATCTCTTCTGCCTCGTATTGATCGGCCAACCTCTGGACAACCTGGGCAACAGACAAACCCTCGCAACACGCTAAAATCGCCTCGAAAAGGGTATCCAATTCAAAAAACAGACCCGTCTCCACCTGATAGGCAACAGGCTGTTTTTGCTCTTCAGTATGAAAAAGATGCATGTCGCATTTCTGAATGCACAGCATGTCAAGCACTCCCTAAAATTAAATCACTCAGCTTGATCAAAATCGTTCCAATCGTCATCATCGGGAAAGGGCAGGGGAGGAACAGATGGCCAACCAGATCCGCAGCCAACTCCAAAACCGTTCTCAGCCCGATACGTAAGAATGCTACCTTCTTGATCTATTGCTCCGTTGACCAAAGTCAATTTACGTCGTGTTGCCATGTTATCCTCCTTTAATGAAAAAAATCTGCGCCATAACGGTTTACCCTTTCCATATTGCAAGATCCGTGCCCAAAATCGTCTCAGCACAAAAAAAGCACTTGAATGTGCTCAAGTGATTGAAAAGCAAAGAGATAAAATTAAAAAATCATTTATGCTAAATTTGGGAAATTCTGGCGAAAGTGCATACAGTTGGATGCACCTCTAAATCGCTTATTTAAAGAAAATTAACATAACTATCTGAATTATATAAGGATAGATAGGTGCATACAATTGGATGCACTACTGCATACAGT includes these proteins:
- a CDS encoding sigma-54-dependent Fis family transcriptional regulator, with amino-acid sequence MGEIYQSKKSGLNKWPLIGQHSSLLDVQKRAYRVANSELPVNISGETGTGKELLARYVHGISHRNRGPFVTVDCGLLSSEMSRSELFGHVRGAFTGASQTRIGLVESAQGGTLFLDEVGELPANLQLQLLRLVQEQEFRRVGEASMRRSNVRLITATHCNLKKMVRKGTFREDLYYRLTVVPLHLPPLRKRLSDLPLLITHFCKSMKEYNRAFSPEVIQRMSHYAWPGNVRELQHEVARLMVMSEGKIIRVSDLHPRIRGSKAEVDVFDLPFKEARQLANSRFMREYLDRALKRTQGNVTQAAQQCGIGRQYFQLRMSEYGLKSASYKQK
- a CDS encoding SPASM domain-containing protein, which translates into the protein MLCIQKCDMHLFHTEEQKQPVAYQVETGLFFELDTLFEAILACCEGLSVAQVVQRLADQYEAEEIGEAIGELSQVGLISDGALPLVSNVPTIEGMAACGVSQTDRLQVSLHVSHTCNIQCAYCFAHGGDYGGKAMLMQPDVAEQAIRWIVTEAQVFGRCQIDFFGGEPLLNFPLMQKLVPFAKSLGARLGVQVGFGIVTNGTLLTDEMKQFLVDENFQIKVSLDGGRKTQDRIRKFHNGSGTYDVVAKNVQKLTAEAPERVYLQAVMTAYDMDEDQIADALRSLGTDNALVGPAVVSPDAPYAIGEEHIPVLKQQIYKRSRRALKAILKGEESEEFDPRIQKLLTRQKSCHGCLGGKQYLAIAADGSIYFCSSLADAPEFKMGDVFAGIDREKQQHFDAQFNVNNRPECKTCWARNLCGGGCLWEARTTTGDPMYPNPVSCEQTRYRYELAMEMCMEIAEADASLLQRRYDLEVVS